One Leifsonia shinshuensis DNA window includes the following coding sequences:
- a CDS encoding (R)-mandelonitrile lyase, with the protein MELLPNSPTTAGPADLFTGTVHFDVIAAGSAPSRLRVNLVRFAPGSRTAWHRHANGQTLHVTQGVALMQSRGGEILEVRPGQTVHTPPGEWHWHGADPEHFMEHLAMWESLGEGQDGPETEWGEHVTDAEYGGRS; encoded by the coding sequence GTGGAACTTCTTCCCAACTCCCCCACCACCGCCGGCCCCGCCGACCTCTTCACCGGGACCGTCCACTTCGACGTCATCGCAGCAGGCTCCGCCCCCTCGCGGCTGCGGGTCAACCTCGTCCGCTTCGCGCCGGGCTCCCGCACCGCCTGGCACCGGCACGCGAACGGCCAGACCCTCCACGTGACGCAGGGCGTCGCCCTCATGCAGTCGCGCGGCGGCGAGATCCTGGAGGTCCGGCCCGGCCAGACCGTCCACACGCCGCCCGGAGAGTGGCACTGGCACGGCGCCGACCCGGAACACTTCATGGAGCACCTGGCGATGTGGGAGTCGCTCGGCGAGGGCCAGGACGGCCCGGAGACCGAGTGGGGCGAGCACGTGACCGACGCCGAGTACGGGGGGCGATCCTGA